A region of Desulfovibrio sp. DNA encodes the following proteins:
- a CDS encoding helix-turn-helix domain-containing protein, whose translation METKKATKIFEALMSAERLGIFRLLVKHAPEGLVAGELSQLTGIPKSNLSFHLKAIASSGLVSMEREGRNTRYRASIPLMLEVIAYLTAECCSGNPDYCRQCRTESNVEPSLLPTCREDREP comes from the coding sequence ATGGAAACAAAAAAAGCCACAAAGATCTTTGAGGCTCTGATGTCGGCAGAACGTCTTGGCATCTTTCGCCTGCTGGTAAAGCACGCGCCAGAAGGGCTGGTTGCGGGCGAGCTTTCGCAGTTGACGGGCATTCCCAAGAGCAACCTGTCGTTTCATCTCAAGGCCATTGCCAGCAGCGGGCTGGTAAGCATGGAGCGCGAGGGACGCAACACACGCTACCGCGCAAGCATCCCCCTGATGCTTGAGGTTATCGCCTATCTTACTGCCGAATGCTGCTCTGGCAATCCGGATTATTGCAGGCAGTGCCGCACGGAAAGCAATGTTGAACCCAGCCTGTTGCCAACCTGCCGTGAAGACAGAGAACCATAA
- the arsM gene encoding arsenite methyltransferase: protein MSTPEKGITGGQVRDTVREGYAAIATGRSTCCCGGSCEASDPMRLAESIGYTAQSLANLPDGANMGLSCGNPVAIAALKEGQVVLDLGSGGGFDVFQAGQIVKTSGRVIGVDMTPEMLAKARKNVDFYQQNTGLDNVEFRLGEIEHLPVADGIVDVVLSNCVINLSPDKPQVWREVFRVLKPGGKVSVSDLALLKPLPDNIREMAAALVGCVAGAALAGDTRSMLESAGFKSIVLTPKPDYVRSMQSWNDPLYRQIAEALPKGEDLADYIVSLSIEAAK, encoded by the coding sequence ATGAGCACGCCTGAAAAAGGCATAACCGGTGGCCAGGTGAGGGATACTGTACGCGAGGGCTACGCAGCCATCGCCACAGGCCGCAGTACCTGTTGCTGCGGCGGTTCGTGCGAAGCCAGCGACCCCATGCGGCTGGCCGAGTCCATTGGCTACACGGCGCAGAGTCTTGCCAATCTGCCAGATGGGGCCAACATGGGGCTGTCGTGCGGTAACCCCGTGGCCATAGCCGCCCTCAAGGAAGGGCAAGTTGTGCTTGATCTGGGCAGCGGCGGTGGTTTTGACGTGTTTCAGGCGGGTCAGATAGTCAAGACCTCTGGTCGGGTGATAGGGGTGGATATGACCCCGGAAATGCTCGCCAAAGCGCGGAAAAATGTTGATTTTTATCAGCAGAATACGGGTCTGGACAATGTGGAATTTCGCCTTGGCGAGATTGAGCATCTGCCAGTGGCGGATGGAATCGTTGATGTGGTGCTTTCAAACTGCGTCATTAATCTTTCGCCAGACAAACCGCAGGTTTGGCGCGAAGTTTTTCGGGTGTTAAAGCCAGGTGGCAAGGTTTCTGTTTCTGATCTGGCGTTATTGAAACCCCTGCCGGATAATATCAGGGAAATGGCGGCTGCCCTGGTGGGATGCGTGGCCGGTGCGGCTCTGGCAGGAGATACAAGATCAATGCTTGAATCTGCGGGCTTCAAGTCCATCGTTCTTACACCCAAGCCGGACTATGTGCGCAGCATGCAGAGCTGGAATGATCCGCTGTACAGGCAGATTGCCGAGGCTCTGCCCAAGGGAGAAGACCTGGCTGACTATATCGTCAGCCTCTCCATTGAGGCCGCAAAATAG